One Polaribacter sp. SA4-12 genomic window carries:
- the rpsS gene encoding 30S ribosomal protein S19 codes for MARSLKKGPYVHYKLEKKVLANVDAGNKTVIKTWSRASMITPDFVGQTIAVHNGRQFVPVYVTENMVGHKLGEFSPTRSFRGHAGAKNKGKK; via the coding sequence ATGGCAAGATCATTAAAAAAAGGACCTTACGTTCACTATAAATTAGAGAAAAAAGTGTTAGCTAATGTAGACGCTGGTAACAAAACTGTAATCAAAACTTGGTCTAGAGCAAGTATGATTACTCCAGATTTTGTAGGACAAACAATTGCTGTTCATAACGGACGTCAGTTTGTACCAGTATATGTTACAGAAAACATGGTAGGGCATAAGTTAGGCGAATTTTCACCAACTCGTTCTTTTAGAGGACACGCTGGTGCAAAAAATAAAGGAAAAAAATAG
- the rplV gene encoding 50S ribosomal protein L22, which produces MGVRKKNMADQLKADRKQRAFAKLTNCPTSPRKMRLVANQVRGVEVEKALQILKFSPKEASINLEKLLLSAIANWQAKNEDAPIEEAGLFVKTICVDSAGMLKRLRPAPQGRAHRIRKRSNHVTLELGSKKLSNQSK; this is translated from the coding sequence ATGGGAGTTCGTAAAAAAAACATGGCAGATCAGTTAAAAGCAGATAGAAAGCAACGTGCTTTCGCGAAGCTTACTAACTGTCCTACGTCACCAAGAAAAATGCGTTTGGTAGCTAATCAAGTAAGAGGTGTTGAAGTTGAAAAAGCTTTACAAATCTTAAAATTCAGTCCAAAAGAAGCATCTATAAATTTAGAGAAATTGTTATTGTCTGCAATTGCAAACTGGCAAGCTAAAAATGAAGATGCTCCTATTGAAGAAGCTGGATTATTTGTGAAAACTATTTGTGTAGATAGCGCAGGAATGTTAAAAAGATTAAGACCAGCTCCACAAGGTCGTGCTCATAGAATTCGTAAGCGTTCTAATCACGTTACTTTAGAGTTAGGTAGTAAGAAACTAAGTAATCAATCAAAGTAG